Proteins from a single region of Catenulispora acidiphila DSM 44928:
- a CDS encoding isoprenyl transferase: MTRRILEERLAKRQPGVNRDPFPHKRGALPPDIPLDLVPRHVALVMDGNGRWAKERGLSRIEGHKVGEASLFDVVEGAVQLGGITHISAYAFSTENWKRSPEEVRFLMGFNRDTIRRRIGEMDELGVRIRWAGRRPRLWKSVIDELEWAEERTKDNKLLTLTMCVNYGGRWEIADAMADMGRDIKAGRLDPSKINEKTVTRYLYEPDMPDVDLFIRSSGEHRTSNFLMWESAYAEFVFDNTLWPDFDRTNLWRACESFAGRDRRYGGALTNEEQFAVAETEPEYEYNESEYADPDEV, translated from the coding sequence CTGACCCGACGGATCCTGGAAGAGCGCCTCGCCAAGCGGCAGCCGGGCGTCAACCGCGACCCCTTCCCGCACAAGCGCGGCGCGCTGCCGCCGGACATCCCGCTGGACCTGGTGCCCCGGCACGTGGCCCTGGTGATGGACGGCAACGGCCGCTGGGCCAAGGAGCGCGGCCTGTCGCGCATAGAGGGCCACAAGGTCGGCGAGGCCTCGCTGTTCGACGTGGTCGAGGGCGCGGTGCAGCTCGGCGGCATCACGCACATCTCCGCGTACGCCTTCTCCACCGAGAACTGGAAGCGCTCCCCGGAAGAGGTCCGCTTCCTCATGGGCTTCAACCGCGACACCATCCGCCGCCGCATCGGCGAGATGGACGAACTCGGCGTCCGCATCCGCTGGGCCGGCCGCCGCCCGCGCCTGTGGAAGTCGGTCATCGACGAGCTGGAGTGGGCCGAGGAGCGCACCAAGGACAACAAGCTCCTGACCCTCACCATGTGCGTCAACTACGGCGGCCGCTGGGAGATCGCCGACGCCATGGCGGACATGGGCCGGGACATCAAGGCCGGGCGCCTGGACCCGTCGAAGATCAACGAGAAGACGGTCACGCGGTATCTCTACGAGCCGGACATGCCGGACGTGGACTTGTTCATCCGCTCCTCCGGCGAGCACCGCACGTCGAACTTCCTCATGTGGGAGTCGGCTTACGCGGAGTTCGTGTTCGACAACACACTCTGGCCGGACTTCGACCGCACCAACCTGTGGCGCGCGTGCGAGTCCTTCGCCGGACGGGACCGCCGCTACGGCGGCGCGCTCACGAACGAGGAGCAGTTCGCGGTGGCCGAGACCGAGCCGGAGTACGAGTACAACGAGAGCGAGTACGCGGACCCGGACGAGGTCTGA
- the recO gene encoding DNA repair protein RecO encodes MPLHRDEGVVLRTRNLGEADRIITFLTRDRGRVRAVAKGVRRTSSKFGSRLEPFTFVDVQIFEKHGRDLHLVTQAETLAAYGGTLVSDYPAYTAGQAMLETAERLSEDDVPAVQQYLLLVGGLRTLASGEHSAGLVLDAFLLRSLAIAGYAPSFEDCARCGDPGAHRFFNLPAGGAVCSDCKPAGSVAPARETLALLGALLAGDWGVADASADKHRREGSGLVAAYLQWHLERGLRSLRLVER; translated from the coding sequence ATGCCCCTGCACCGCGATGAAGGCGTCGTCCTGCGCACCCGGAACCTCGGGGAGGCCGACCGCATCATCACCTTCCTCACCCGGGACCGCGGCCGGGTCCGGGCGGTGGCCAAGGGGGTGCGCCGGACCTCCTCGAAGTTCGGTTCGCGGCTGGAGCCCTTCACCTTCGTCGACGTCCAGATCTTCGAGAAACATGGCCGCGACCTGCACCTGGTCACCCAGGCCGAGACGCTGGCGGCCTACGGCGGGACCCTGGTCTCCGACTATCCCGCCTACACCGCGGGGCAGGCGATGCTGGAGACCGCGGAGCGGTTGAGTGAAGATGATGTGCCCGCCGTGCAGCAGTACCTCCTGCTCGTCGGCGGGTTGCGTACGCTGGCCTCAGGTGAGCACTCCGCCGGGCTGGTCCTGGACGCGTTCCTGCTGCGCTCCCTGGCGATCGCGGGCTACGCGCCGTCCTTCGAGGACTGCGCGCGCTGCGGGGACCCGGGCGCGCACCGGTTCTTCAACCTGCCGGCCGGCGGGGCGGTGTGCTCGGACTGCAAGCCGGCGGGGTCGGTCGCCCCGGCCCGTGAGACACTCGCCCTGCTGGGGGCGCTGCTCGCGGGGGACTGGGGAGTCGCCGACGCCAGTGCCGACAAGCACCGGCGGGAGGGCAGCGGCCTGGTCGCCGCCTACCTGCAGTGGCACTTGGAGCGCGGACTGCGGTCCCTGCGGCTGGTCGAGCGCTGA
- a CDS encoding TerB family tellurite resistance protein: MIVWGWKTVFRVIGRGVFSCPTCGADRNYERRKAQRFFTLFFIPLIPLKVVGEFVRCTYCKNDFRDSVLARPTASQFTDLLQNTVRGVMVNILRRGGWEHPGARAIAVQEIVTAGAVGYAEPNLAQDMQVVPEDLSQMLGSLAGQLPDAGREALVAGATRVAAADGPLQPAERAVIDAVGAALGMSQAYVAGIVAAVPAGAVAPAAPAAPAWGTGAQASAGAGAGGGTGAAPVWGTGAQPPVAAGGAGGETMLIQAPQPAQPSSMETMLIQAPQPAPATGAHDAVPPQTPAASGMETMMIQAPQPAPPASGMETMLIQAPQPPQDVPPQPASSMETMLIPTAAPQPPQTIPAPPQTMIDPSSSMETMAIPLPRPVAPADEPTHVTPNDDQGPTGWPPPHQQQ, from the coding sequence ATGATCGTCTGGGGCTGGAAAACCGTCTTCCGGGTCATCGGCAGAGGGGTGTTCTCCTGCCCGACCTGTGGTGCGGACCGGAACTACGAGCGACGCAAAGCTCAGCGTTTCTTCACACTGTTCTTCATCCCCCTGATCCCGTTGAAGGTCGTCGGCGAGTTCGTCCGCTGCACCTACTGCAAGAACGACTTCCGCGACTCGGTCCTGGCGCGCCCGACCGCGTCGCAGTTCACCGATCTGCTCCAGAACACGGTGCGCGGCGTGATGGTCAACATCCTGCGACGCGGCGGCTGGGAGCACCCCGGCGCCCGCGCGATCGCGGTCCAGGAGATCGTCACCGCCGGCGCGGTCGGCTACGCCGAACCCAACCTGGCCCAGGACATGCAGGTGGTCCCCGAGGACCTGTCGCAGATGCTCGGCAGCCTCGCCGGCCAGCTCCCCGACGCCGGCCGCGAGGCCCTGGTGGCCGGCGCGACCCGCGTCGCCGCCGCCGACGGCCCGCTCCAGCCCGCCGAGCGCGCGGTGATCGACGCGGTCGGCGCCGCGCTCGGCATGAGCCAGGCGTATGTCGCCGGGATCGTGGCGGCGGTGCCGGCGGGTGCTGTGGCTCCGGCTGCTCCGGCTGCTCCGGCCTGGGGCACGGGAGCTCAGGCTTCTGCTGGCGCTGGCGCTGGCGGCGGCACGGGCGCGGCTCCGGTGTGGGGCACTGGCGCGCAGCCTCCTGTCGCTGCGGGCGGTGCCGGTGGCGAGACGATGCTCATCCAGGCGCCGCAGCCGGCTCAGCCCTCCTCGATGGAGACCATGCTGATCCAGGCTCCGCAGCCTGCTCCTGCGACCGGCGCTCACGATGCGGTGCCGCCGCAGACCCCGGCCGCCTCCGGCATGGAGACGATGATGATCCAGGCGCCGCAGCCTGCTCCGCCGGCTTCCGGCATGGAAACCATGCTCATCCAGGCTCCCCAGCCGCCGCAGGATGTCCCGCCGCAGCCGGCGTCGTCCATGGAGACCATGCTCATCCCGACGGCCGCTCCGCAGCCGCCGCAGACCATCCCGGCGCCGCCGCAGACCATGATCGACCCGTCCTCCTCGATGGAGACCATGGCGATCCCGCTGCCGCGTCCCGTCGCCCCGGCCGATGAGCCGACGCATGTCACGCCGAACGACGATCAGGGCCCGACCGGGTGGCCGCCGCCTCATCAGCAGCAGTGA
- the leuA gene encoding 2-isopropylmalate synthase — MRVQPQLPSGMPIHKYVPFAPIALADRTWPTKVVDRAPRWCAVDLRDGNQALIDPMSPARKLKMFELLVAMGYKEIEVGFPAASQTDFDFVRQIIDEGRIPDDVVIQVLTQAREELIERTFESVRGAKQAIVHLYNSTSTLQRRVVFGQDTAGITQIAVNGAKLCQKFYEAMPPRADGTRTDIYFEYSPESYTGTELEYAVEVCDAVTEVWQPTPDRKVIINLPATVEMATPNVYADSIEWMHRNLERRDSIVLSLHPHNDRGTAVAAAELGYQAGADRIEGCLFGNGERTGNVCLVTLGLNLFSQGVDPQIDFSDIDEVRRTVEYCNQLPVHPRHPYGGDLVYTAFSGSHQDAIKKGFEHLERDAAAAGKTVDEIVWAVPYLPIDPKDVGRSYEAVIRVNSQSGKGGVAYILKTEHQLDLPRRAQIEFSQVIQAKTDAEGGEVTPEEIWNVFVDEYLPLSEYGAPPRAAAPWGRIRLLGHHASSAIEEKDQLTVDLQVDGSTTQLDGVGNGPIDAFTNLLSGVGIDVRVLDYVEHALTSGEDAKAASYVECAIGSRVLWGVGIDANIVTASLKAIISAVNRAFR, encoded by the coding sequence ATGCGAGTACAGCCGCAACTGCCCTCCGGCATGCCGATCCACAAGTACGTCCCGTTCGCGCCGATCGCGCTGGCCGACCGCACCTGGCCCACGAAGGTCGTCGACCGGGCTCCGCGCTGGTGCGCGGTGGACCTGCGCGACGGCAACCAGGCGCTGATCGACCCGATGTCCCCGGCCCGCAAGCTGAAGATGTTCGAGCTGCTGGTGGCCATGGGCTACAAGGAGATCGAGGTCGGGTTCCCGGCCGCGTCGCAGACCGACTTCGACTTCGTCCGGCAGATCATCGACGAGGGCCGGATCCCCGACGACGTGGTGATCCAGGTCCTGACCCAGGCCCGCGAGGAGCTGATCGAGCGGACCTTCGAGTCCGTGCGCGGCGCCAAGCAGGCCATCGTGCACCTGTACAACTCCACCTCCACGCTCCAGCGCCGGGTGGTCTTCGGCCAGGACACCGCCGGGATCACGCAGATCGCGGTGAACGGCGCCAAGCTGTGCCAGAAGTTCTACGAGGCGATGCCCCCGCGCGCCGACGGCACCCGCACGGACATCTACTTCGAGTACTCGCCGGAGTCCTACACGGGCACCGAGCTGGAGTACGCCGTCGAGGTCTGCGACGCCGTCACCGAGGTCTGGCAGCCCACCCCGGACCGCAAGGTGATCATCAACCTGCCGGCCACCGTGGAGATGGCCACGCCGAACGTCTACGCCGACTCGATCGAGTGGATGCACCGCAACCTGGAGCGCCGCGACTCCATCGTGCTCTCGCTGCACCCGCACAACGACCGCGGCACCGCCGTGGCCGCCGCCGAGCTGGGCTACCAGGCCGGCGCCGACCGCATCGAGGGCTGCCTGTTCGGCAACGGCGAGCGCACCGGCAACGTGTGCCTGGTGACCCTGGGCCTGAACCTGTTCTCCCAGGGCGTGGACCCGCAGATCGACTTCTCCGACATCGACGAGGTGCGGCGCACCGTCGAGTACTGCAACCAGCTGCCGGTCCACCCGCGCCACCCCTACGGCGGCGACCTGGTGTACACCGCCTTCTCCGGGTCCCACCAGGACGCGATCAAGAAGGGCTTCGAGCACCTGGAGCGGGACGCCGCGGCGGCCGGAAAGACCGTCGACGAGATCGTCTGGGCCGTGCCGTACCTGCCGATCGACCCCAAGGACGTGGGCCGCAGCTACGAGGCCGTGATCCGGGTCAACTCCCAGTCCGGCAAGGGCGGCGTCGCCTACATCCTGAAGACCGAGCACCAGCTGGACCTGCCGCGGCGCGCGCAGATCGAGTTCTCCCAGGTCATCCAGGCCAAGACCGACGCCGAGGGCGGCGAGGTCACCCCCGAGGAGATCTGGAACGTCTTCGTCGACGAGTACCTGCCGCTGAGTGAATATGGGGCTCCGCCCCGGGCAGCGGCGCCCTGGGGACGCATCCGGCTGCTGGGCCACCACGCCTCCTCGGCGATCGAGGAGAAGGACCAGCTGACCGTCGACCTGCAGGTGGACGGGAGCACCACACAGCTGGACGGCGTCGGCAACGGCCCGATCGACGCGTTCACCAACCTGCTGTCGGGGGTCGGGATCGACGTGCGGGTGCTGGACTACGTCGAGCACGCGCTGACCTCCGGCGAGGACGCCAAGGCCGCGTCGTACGTGGAATGCGCGATCGGCAGCCGGGTGCTGTGGGGCGTGGGGATCGATGCCAACATCGTGACGGCATCGCTCAAGGCCATCATCTCCGCGGTGAACCGGGCGTTCCGCTGA
- a CDS encoding M4 family metallopeptidase produces MTRATFCGIVPPHLLSRLAGSGLHAADAARRTLTLDVRHRLTRGAVPWVGERHLAPPTGVERRDDRAIFDDHDTEHLPGSQVRAEDGPATGDPGADEAYDGLGATFDFYLKVYNRWSVDGQGLPLKGTVHYGVQYDNAFWNGSQMVFGDGDGAVFGRFTGAVDVIGHELTHGVTQYTANLVYRGQSGALNESVSDCFGSMVKQYQLGQDAADADWLIGAGLFRPSVQGAALRSMKDPGTAYDDPHLGKDPQPAAMSGYVDTTDDDGGVHINSGIPNRAFYLAATAIGGRSWEGAGAVWYDVLTSPMLPAASTFATFGTATVHAAESRFGRRSQQAHAVAAAWREVGVSVHS; encoded by the coding sequence ATGACGAGGGCTACCTTCTGCGGCATCGTCCCGCCACACCTGCTGTCCCGCCTGGCCGGCTCCGGCCTGCACGCCGCGGACGCCGCGCGCCGGACGCTGACCCTCGACGTCCGGCACCGCCTGACCCGCGGCGCGGTCCCCTGGGTCGGCGAGCGGCACCTGGCGCCGCCGACCGGCGTGGAGCGCCGCGACGACCGCGCGATCTTCGACGACCACGACACCGAGCACCTGCCGGGCTCGCAGGTCCGCGCCGAGGACGGGCCGGCCACCGGCGACCCGGGCGCGGACGAGGCCTACGACGGGCTCGGGGCGACCTTCGACTTCTATCTGAAGGTCTACAACCGCTGGTCGGTGGACGGCCAGGGCCTGCCGCTGAAGGGCACGGTCCATTACGGCGTGCAGTACGACAACGCCTTCTGGAACGGCTCGCAGATGGTGTTCGGCGACGGCGACGGCGCGGTGTTCGGCCGCTTCACCGGCGCGGTCGACGTCATCGGCCACGAACTCACCCACGGCGTGACGCAGTACACGGCGAACCTCGTCTACCGCGGCCAGTCCGGCGCGCTGAACGAGTCGGTGTCCGACTGCTTCGGCTCGATGGTCAAGCAGTACCAGCTCGGCCAGGACGCCGCCGACGCCGACTGGCTGATCGGCGCCGGCCTGTTCCGGCCCTCGGTCCAGGGCGCCGCCCTGCGCTCGATGAAGGACCCGGGCACCGCCTACGACGACCCCCACCTGGGCAAGGACCCGCAGCCGGCGGCGATGTCAGGCTACGTCGACACCACCGACGACGACGGCGGCGTGCACATCAACTCCGGCATCCCCAACCGCGCCTTCTACCTGGCGGCCACCGCCATCGGCGGCAGGTCCTGGGAGGGCGCCGGCGCGGTCTGGTACGACGTGCTCACCTCCCCCATGCTCCCGGCCGCCTCGACCTTCGCCACCTTCGGCACCGCGACCGTGCA